One segment of Aquimarina sp. BL5 DNA contains the following:
- a CDS encoding GNAT family N-acetyltransferase: MYSHHLKFINVKPEDNHKLLEIGRQTFYDAFGPPINTKENISHYLSQKFTLEKITNEILNPESQFYFVFHKDEIIAYLKLNLGKAQTEIVKGKSLEIERIYVIKPYQGKGIGQHLFNYAKQIADEKALEFIWLGVWNKNKRAIQFYERNGFKTFDKHTFMLGSEKQTDVMMKFIL, encoded by the coding sequence ATGTATTCGCATCATTTAAAATTTATTAATGTCAAACCAGAAGATAACCATAAACTTCTGGAAATTGGGCGTCAGACATTTTATGATGCCTTCGGACCTCCTATTAACACTAAAGAGAATATTAGTCATTATCTAAGTCAGAAATTTACTTTAGAAAAAATTACGAACGAGATTCTAAACCCTGAATCACAGTTTTATTTTGTTTTTCATAAAGACGAAATTATAGCATATCTTAAATTAAATTTGGGAAAAGCACAAACCGAAATTGTAAAAGGAAAATCACTAGAAATCGAACGAATTTATGTAATAAAACCCTATCAAGGCAAAGGTATTGGTCAACATCTTTTTAACTATGCTAAACAAATAGCAGATGAAAAAGCTTTGGAATTTATATGGTTAGGAGTTTGGAATAAAAATAAAAGAGCTATTCAATTTTATGAGCGAAATGGATTCAAAACCTTTGATAAACATACTTTTATGCTAGGGTCTGAGAAACAAACAGATGTCATGATGAAGTTTATACTTTAA
- a CDS encoding T9SS type A sorting domain-containing protein: MKTKTSIFLTMIFLVMYSVTFAQRPSFNKNKDILIACFDIKPDPDDIHAVAALGSMLVHPDLSGVNYFAVAGAYGSQGGSYLQSNSLFNLAFGNNWTDAHSNRSAAIAAITSKVTPILQNGGKVWVQEGGQSDVTADWLMPLINANNGINSTTTKNNVILVQHDDGFNEGQANQSKLNNVKANTRYFLLDDGNAGWTDSWGDHGPWSTPMYRNRSNSFVDNAKNSPNTVAKNLWTEADRLFNSYFPNGFPHDWSFFFTDGVDYSDCVENWWIFEIGTNADTHAKFWSRYVMNTNSGGGNNGGGGNQLAIGCANIPSTITSATSLSVPITYSHNEAGNKDIVVVAWQNGTWKGNGFARNIAKGDNKSVNVTVNINPAPSGSGWKLTAIIRPNATGWVPADKECEKPITFSSNQGGNNGGSGSGFYIINRQTNLKIRPQTTADVSPIIQVAASQTGNDVLWEKIDTDNGYFYLKNVASGKYFRPSTDADGALLEQRPTSYSGNYTQWKQVTSSGGYFYLQNRQTNKYFRPVGNDVNSPMEQRPATYTGNYTQWKFENTTRAKNGNGLNADLSDTSKFLVYPNPSHNFIKLKGVSSGDIVTVIDLSGKLIIKKTISKNENAELDLSNIESGVYFATVKNNVKEKTIRFIKQ, translated from the coding sequence ATGAAAACTAAAACTAGTATTTTTTTAACTATGATCTTTTTGGTTATGTATTCAGTAACCTTTGCTCAACGTCCCAGTTTTAATAAAAATAAGGATATTTTAATTGCCTGTTTTGACATTAAGCCCGATCCTGATGATATTCACGCAGTAGCTGCACTAGGTAGTATGCTAGTGCACCCCGATTTAAGCGGCGTAAATTATTTTGCCGTAGCTGGTGCATATGGTAGTCAAGGTGGCAGTTACCTCCAGTCTAATTCGCTTTTTAACTTGGCTTTTGGTAATAACTGGACTGATGCACATTCCAATAGATCTGCTGCTATCGCTGCTATTACTAGCAAGGTAACCCCAATACTTCAAAACGGAGGAAAAGTTTGGGTACAGGAAGGAGGTCAATCAGATGTTACTGCTGATTGGTTGATGCCATTGATTAATGCCAACAACGGTATCAATTCGACAACAACTAAAAACAATGTCATTCTTGTACAACATGATGATGGTTTTAATGAGGGGCAGGCAAACCAATCGAAACTTAACAATGTAAAAGCTAACACAAGGTATTTTCTTCTGGATGATGGTAATGCAGGTTGGACAGATTCTTGGGGAGATCATGGACCCTGGTCAACACCTATGTACAGGAATAGAAGTAACTCATTTGTTGATAATGCTAAAAATTCTCCTAACACAGTAGCTAAAAATCTATGGACAGAAGCGGATCGTCTTTTTAACAGTTATTTTCCAAATGGATTTCCTCATGATTGGTCATTCTTCTTCACTGATGGCGTTGACTATTCTGATTGTGTAGAAAATTGGTGGATTTTTGAAATAGGTACAAATGCAGATACGCATGCCAAATTTTGGTCAAGATATGTGATGAACACGAATAGTGGCGGAGGCAATAATGGCGGAGGTGGTAACCAGTTGGCCATTGGTTGTGCTAATATCCCATCTACAATTACATCTGCAACTTCACTTAGTGTACCTATAACATATTCTCACAATGAAGCCGGAAATAAAGACATTGTTGTCGTGGCTTGGCAGAATGGTACTTGGAAAGGAAATGGTTTTGCAAGAAATATAGCAAAAGGTGATAACAAGTCGGTTAATGTTACAGTCAACATCAATCCCGCTCCATCGGGTTCTGGTTGGAAGTTAACAGCTATTATTAGACCAAACGCTACAGGATGGGTACCTGCAGATAAAGAATGTGAGAAACCCATAACATTTTCAAGTAATCAAGGTGGAAACAATGGAGGTTCCGGTAGTGGATTTTATATAATCAACAGGCAGACTAATTTAAAAATTCGCCCACAAACGACTGCAGATGTATCACCAATTATCCAAGTTGCCGCTTCTCAAACAGGTAATGATGTTCTTTGGGAAAAGATAGATACAGACAATGGATATTTCTATTTAAAAAATGTAGCATCTGGAAAGTACTTTAGACCATCAACTGATGCAGACGGTGCTCTTCTAGAGCAAAGACCAACAAGTTATAGTGGAAATTACACGCAATGGAAGCAAGTAACTTCAAGCGGAGGATATTTTTATCTACAAAACAGACAAACTAATAAGTACTTTAGACCAGTTGGGAATGACGTAAACAGCCCTATGGAGCAACGTCCTGCTACATATACTGGTAACTATACACAATGGAAGTTTGAGAATACAACAAGAGCCAAAAACGGAAATGGTTTGAATGCAGATCTATCGGATACTTCTAAATTCCTTGTTTACCCTAACCCATCACATAACTTTATCAAATTAAAAGGGGTGTCATCAGGAGATATCGTTACAGTTATTGATCTTTCTGGTAAATTAATAATCAAAAAAACAATATCCAAAAACGAAAACGCGGAATTAGATCTATCCAATATTGAAAGTGGAGTTTATTTTGCAACTGTGAAAAATAATGTAAAAGAAAAGACCATTCGATTTATTAAACAATAG
- a CDS encoding Ig-like domain-containing protein, producing MKRTQTRISSLGTIMMILTLSFIGHTQTVNINGILQKWHKITVSLTLPGGNLSEEAGTFRNTRMDVVFTSPSGNNIRVPGFFAADGNAANSNAKAGKVFKAYLRPNETGNWTYRVLYYTGNDVAISNVGNLPSPVHNLTGSIGSIAVSNKTAPDLRAKGRLVYKTTGTDSERRYLQFSETGEYYLKLGPDSPENFLNYNDFDADVAGNVNSGFTPEHQFNPHASDFNTGNPTWDGGKGKNIIGALNYLKNQNMNSVSMSLFGGDDKNVYPWTTAGAKFVYDVSKLEQWEIVLNHAEQNGLLLHLKLAENENWDALNSTQLKTYYREMIARFGHHLAIEWNFSEEYRGTPASAIERIDFMAANDPWQNHRVIHTYPDEHNKYTTWLNLDAKLTGASIQSSSKNNYASAYNGPDGILTWINNSKNDGTPWVVASDEQNPGGTGIFTSQDIANSNVKTEARTRILWKTMIAGGPGVMWYGGGQGDFKTENFNRFNTLFNWSRYAVIDFFQNNNIEFWKTSNNDNLVSGSANCLAEAGRTYVIYLENGGSTNLNLNGQSGDFSVQWFNPRSGGALLNGNVTQVAGGANRSIGNPPNSANSDWVALVRQNGTDPVSGVSITQASVSFNVGRTSNLTAAVIPSSAANRDVTWKSSNTAVATVNATGVVTGVAEGTATITVTTVDGGFTDTSTVTVTPAPVVTGAWVENDGYLVIETESLDFPTNSLWSKKTTGGNQPLGNGYMQYDGPDRQFVDPLPDGVLKYNIKINTPGTYQFIWRTGYGFNSTTFDGANDSWLKVNGTDFYGTKGGAKTGSLNEWMKVWVQKDAFVNECTGEHAGVNGLTIFADFDTPGYYSIEVAGRSKGHVIDRLFMFQDGKRAIALNNSTPESPREGNTNPIAVTGVSVSPATVSINAGQTSALTPIFTPSNATNRAVTWESNNTSVATVNISGVVTGIATGNAIITATTADGGFTARSTITVGGGSSCSNITLGAVSDFSNFELTGFVPGYIDTARNALAIDASQYKDQFAAATTSFSGQAGTYDVVINTLAELDGESTYRIFIDEVLIGTFQNPTTTVDYSPASQTFTGITVANEAVLRVEFNSNSNGQVPEGGGFAFSRGRWTSLEFKCTDSTTPTVDCSTAPTGLAVSNVTDTSVTLSFDNTTTDTRTFELRAFPEGGFTGDINTGGVGFAAAGAGSSSVTMTGLVTGTAYDFVFRALCAGGTPGTSPLAPTVVGTTSGGTTTIAVTGVSVSPTTASIEVGQTSSLTAAVAPVNATNKNVTWFSSNTAVATVNTNGVVTGVAEGTATITVTTADSGFTATSSVTVNTVTSPNIFAIPGTIQVENFDSKSGDVKAENTPGTNGGQNLGFIKNNNYTEYDIDVASSGTYTLTAFTSSNGVGGNIVLSIGGTNLGTIAVPVNNEWHNYNTPVTTDIQLSQGTQRLRLTYTGAAGFLFNFERAEFTLKTTTPTADCSIAPTSIAVSSVTDTSVTLSFDNTPNDTRTIEVRAFNDGTFTGALSGAFAFASGSSGITSIIVNNLVAGTTYDFVVRSLCGAGGNGPSPVTTLSGSTSGGTTTTPQTATLNPVDDAYIQASNNSTINNSVLYVDGTNRVSYLKFDVSGINGTITSASLKLTGSTDAGSGVIDINLGANSNWTETNLTSANAPAKGASLGNVNGPFSNGTVKDITLTGVTVSGNFLTLIVSQAIGGDANFNSSEAATGEPELTIAFNGTTNRINRLDDKITNNALIVYPNPIVGDQFNISLGDNNGKSYVRIYDILGNVIYQEATNTKNLTLDSGIFTSKGIYIISVKTLSTTKTLKLIVQ from the coding sequence ATGAAACGCACACAAACTCGAATTTCATCATTAGGAACTATAATGATGATTTTAACTCTGTCCTTTATAGGACATACACAGACAGTAAATATCAACGGAATCCTACAAAAATGGCATAAAATAACCGTCTCTTTAACCCTACCTGGAGGCAATTTGTCAGAAGAAGCAGGAACATTTAGAAATACCCGAATGGATGTAGTTTTCACAAGTCCTAGTGGTAATAATATCAGGGTCCCTGGATTTTTTGCTGCCGATGGTAATGCTGCCAATAGCAATGCAAAAGCTGGTAAAGTTTTTAAGGCCTATTTAAGACCAAATGAAACGGGTAACTGGACATATAGAGTCCTGTACTATACAGGAAATGATGTTGCAATAAGCAATGTTGGTAATTTACCATCTCCAGTACACAATCTTACAGGAAGTATTGGAAGTATCGCTGTATCTAATAAAACAGCTCCTGATTTAAGAGCAAAAGGACGCTTAGTATACAAAACAACAGGTACTGACAGCGAACGTCGTTATCTTCAGTTTTCTGAAACAGGAGAATACTATCTAAAATTAGGCCCTGATTCACCAGAAAACTTCCTGAATTATAATGATTTTGATGCTGATGTAGCCGGTAATGTGAATTCAGGATTTACTCCTGAGCATCAGTTTAACCCACATGCATCAGATTTTAACACCGGAAATCCAACTTGGGATGGCGGTAAAGGTAAAAATATCATTGGAGCCCTGAACTATCTAAAAAATCAAAACATGAACTCTGTTTCTATGAGTCTTTTTGGTGGTGATGATAAAAATGTATATCCATGGACAACAGCTGGCGCTAAATTCGTATATGATGTGTCAAAACTGGAGCAATGGGAAATTGTTTTAAACCATGCTGAACAAAATGGATTATTATTACATTTAAAATTAGCTGAAAATGAAAATTGGGATGCCTTAAACAGTACTCAGTTAAAAACGTATTACAGAGAAATGATCGCTCGTTTTGGGCATCACCTTGCTATAGAATGGAATTTCTCTGAAGAGTATAGAGGGACTCCTGCCAGTGCTATTGAGCGTATAGATTTTATGGCAGCTAATGACCCTTGGCAAAATCATCGCGTAATTCATACGTATCCTGATGAGCATAATAAATATACTACTTGGTTAAATCTTGACGCAAAATTAACTGGAGCTTCTATACAAAGTTCTAGTAAAAACAATTATGCTTCTGCTTATAATGGTCCTGACGGAATATTAACTTGGATTAATAATTCAAAGAATGATGGTACTCCTTGGGTAGTAGCCTCTGACGAGCAAAACCCTGGTGGCACTGGAATATTTACTTCTCAAGACATTGCAAATAGTAATGTAAAAACAGAAGCAAGAACGCGTATCCTTTGGAAAACTATGATCGCTGGTGGACCAGGTGTAATGTGGTATGGTGGTGGACAAGGTGATTTTAAAACCGAAAATTTTAATCGTTTTAACACATTATTCAACTGGTCACGTTATGCAGTAATTGACTTTTTCCAAAATAATAATATTGAATTTTGGAAAACTTCTAATAATGACAACCTAGTATCTGGTTCTGCAAATTGTCTAGCAGAAGCAGGAAGAACTTATGTAATTTATCTAGAAAATGGAGGTTCTACTAACCTAAATCTTAATGGACAATCAGGAGATTTTTCTGTACAATGGTTTAATCCACGTAGCGGAGGGGCACTTTTAAATGGTAATGTTACTCAAGTTGCAGGTGGTGCTAACAGGAGTATTGGTAATCCTCCTAATTCTGCAAACTCTGATTGGGTAGCTTTAGTAAGACAAAATGGAACAGACCCTGTTTCTGGAGTGAGTATCACACAAGCATCTGTATCTTTTAATGTAGGAAGAACATCTAATTTAACAGCGGCTGTAATTCCTTCATCAGCCGCTAATAGAGATGTAACATGGAAATCTAGCAATACAGCTGTAGCAACAGTAAATGCAACTGGAGTTGTAACTGGTGTTGCAGAAGGCACGGCTACTATCACAGTGACTACTGTAGATGGTGGTTTTACAGATACTTCTACTGTTACTGTTACTCCTGCACCAGTAGTAACAGGTGCTTGGGTAGAAAATGATGGGTATTTAGTAATTGAAACTGAATCACTTGATTTTCCTACAAACTCACTTTGGTCAAAAAAGACAACTGGAGGAAATCAGCCATTAGGTAATGGTTATATGCAATATGATGGCCCAGATCGTCAATTTGTTGATCCACTTCCTGATGGAGTATTAAAGTATAATATCAAGATAAATACTCCTGGTACTTATCAATTTATTTGGCGTACAGGGTATGGGTTCAATTCAACAACATTTGATGGTGCAAATGATTCTTGGTTAAAAGTAAACGGAACCGATTTCTATGGAACTAAAGGAGGAGCTAAAACAGGAAGCTTGAATGAATGGATGAAAGTATGGGTGCAAAAAGATGCTTTTGTAAATGAATGTACCGGAGAACATGCTGGTGTAAATGGACTTACCATTTTTGCAGACTTCGATACACCTGGTTATTATTCAATTGAAGTAGCAGGACGTTCAAAAGGTCATGTTATCGATAGACTATTCATGTTTCAAGATGGAAAACGTGCTATTGCTTTGAACAATAGTACTCCAGAATCTCCGCGAGAAGGTAATACCAACCCTATAGCGGTAACTGGTGTATCTGTTTCTCCTGCAACGGTTTCAATCAATGCAGGACAAACTAGTGCTTTAACACCTATCTTCACTCCTTCTAATGCAACGAATAGAGCAGTAACTTGGGAATCAAATAATACTTCAGTTGCCACAGTTAATATTAGTGGTGTAGTTACTGGTATTGCAACAGGTAATGCTATTATAACTGCTACTACGGCCGATGGCGGGTTTACTGCTAGAAGTACTATTACTGTAGGAGGAGGATCCTCTTGTTCTAATATAACCCTAGGTGCTGTAAGTGATTTTTCAAATTTTGAACTTACAGGATTCGTACCAGGATATATAGATACTGCTAGAAATGCTTTAGCTATTGATGCTTCACAATACAAAGACCAATTTGCTGCTGCAACAACTTCATTTAGTGGTCAAGCAGGAACTTATGATGTGGTTATTAATACACTTGCTGAATTAGATGGTGAGAGTACCTATAGAATATTTATTGATGAAGTCTTAATTGGAACATTCCAAAACCCAACTACTACTGTAGATTATTCTCCAGCTAGTCAAACTTTTACTGGTATTACTGTAGCCAATGAAGCTGTACTTAGAGTAGAATTTAATTCAAACTCAAATGGACAAGTACCAGAAGGAGGAGGATTTGCTTTTTCTAGAGGTCGTTGGACATCATTAGAGTTTAAATGTACTGATAGTACAACTCCAACGGTAGATTGTAGTACTGCTCCAACTGGCTTGGCAGTTTCTAACGTAACTGACACATCAGTTACATTATCTTTTGATAATACAACTACAGATACAAGAACTTTTGAATTAAGAGCATTCCCTGAAGGTGGATTTACGGGTGATATAAACACTGGAGGTGTTGGTTTTGCTGCTGCTGGTGCTGGGAGCTCTTCTGTTACTATGACTGGTTTAGTAACTGGTACTGCTTACGATTTTGTTTTCCGTGCGTTATGTGCCGGAGGAACTCCAGGAACAAGTCCATTAGCTCCAACGGTTGTAGGGACTACCTCAGGAGGTACTACAACAATAGCTGTAACCGGAGTTAGTGTTTCTCCAACAACAGCTTCAATTGAAGTTGGACAAACTAGTAGTTTAACGGCTGCTGTTGCTCCTGTTAATGCAACAAATAAGAATGTAACTTGGTTTTCTAGTAATACAGCCGTCGCAACAGTAAATACAAATGGTGTAGTTACTGGAGTAGCTGAAGGTACTGCAACGATTACTGTTACTACTGCTGATAGCGGGTTTACTGCTACAAGTAGTGTTACTGTAAATACTGTTACTTCACCAAATATTTTTGCTATACCAGGAACTATACAAGTAGAAAATTTTGATTCGAAAAGTGGCGATGTAAAAGCCGAAAACACACCAGGAACAAATGGAGGTCAAAATTTAGGTTTCATTAAAAACAATAATTATACCGAGTATGATATTGATGTAGCTTCTAGTGGAACGTATACGCTTACTGCTTTTACTTCTTCTAATGGTGTTGGAGGGAATATTGTGTTATCTATTGGTGGAACTAACTTAGGTACTATTGCTGTTCCTGTTAACAACGAATGGCATAATTATAATACTCCCGTTACAACTGATATACAATTGAGTCAAGGTACGCAAAGACTTAGATTAACATATACAGGAGCTGCAGGTTTCTTATTTAATTTTGAAAGAGCAGAGTTTACTTTAAAAACTACAACACCAACTGCAGACTGTAGTATTGCGCCAACAAGTATAGCAGTATCAAGTGTTACCGATACATCAGTAACTTTATCTTTTGATAATACCCCTAACGATACTAGAACAATTGAGGTAAGAGCATTTAATGATGGTACTTTTACAGGTGCTTTATCTGGTGCTTTCGCTTTTGCTTCTGGATCTTCAGGTATAACGTCAATTATTGTTAACAACTTAGTAGCAGGTACAACATACGATTTCGTTGTACGTTCTTTATGTGGTGCGGGAGGAAATGGTCCAAGTCCGGTTACTACACTTTCTGGTAGTACTTCTGGAGGTACCACTACTACACCGCAAACAGCAACCTTAAACCCTGTAGACGATGCATATATACAGGCTAGTAATAATTCTACAATAAATAATAGTGTTCTTTATGTTGATGGAACAAACCGTGTTTCTTATTTAAAATTTGATGTTTCAGGTATCAACGGAACTATTACATCTGCAAGCTTAAAGCTTACCGGAAGTACTGACGCTGGTAGTGGAGTAATTGACATTAATCTGGGAGCTAACAGCAATTGGACAGAAACAAATTTAACTTCTGCAAATGCTCCTGCTAAAGGTGCTTCATTAGGAAATGTAAATGGTCCTTTCTCTAATGGTACGGTTAAGGATATTACTTTAACAGGTGTTACTGTTAGTGGTAACTTTTTAACCTTAATCGTTAGTCAGGCTATCGGTGGAGATGCTAACTTTAATTCTTCTGAAGCTGCGACTGGAGAACCCGAGCTAACGATTGCTTTTAACGGTACAACAAATCGCATCAATAGGTTGGACGATAAGATAACAAACAATGCTTTAATTGTATACCCTAATCCAATTGTTGGAGATCAATTCAATATAAGTCTTGGAGATAACAATGGTAAATCTTATGTACGAATTTATGATATCCTAGGAAATGTTATATATCAAGAAGCTACCAATACTAAGAATCTAACTTTAGATTCTGGGATATTTACTTCTAAAGGAATATACATTATAAGCGTTAAAACCCTAAGTACCACTAAAACACTTAAATTAATAGTTCAGTAG
- a CDS encoding C40 family peptidase, translating to MLYGICNLSIVPLRFEPSDPSEMVSQVLYGEHFKVLEKRKKWSRIRLAFDTYEGWIDNKQYVEITEEVYKDFDTKPLDVTADLIDFISCKDNQLMPIALGSSLGALDLFEHQYDGNRITEKQPKDKLVETAFLFLNAPYLWGGKTNFGIDCSGFTQMVYKLNGYKLLRDASLQATQGDPLSFIEESEPGDLAFFDNDEGAITHVGVIMKDNYIIHAHGKVRVDRIDHTGIFNGEKRLYTHKLRVIKRII from the coding sequence ATGCTATACGGTATTTGCAATCTTAGTATTGTCCCTTTGCGTTTTGAACCAAGTGATCCTAGTGAAATGGTATCACAGGTTTTATATGGTGAGCATTTTAAAGTTTTAGAAAAACGAAAAAAATGGAGTAGAATTCGTTTAGCTTTTGACACCTATGAAGGTTGGATCGATAATAAGCAGTATGTAGAAATTACAGAAGAAGTGTATAAAGATTTTGATACGAAGCCTTTAGATGTCACGGCGGATTTAATTGATTTCATAAGCTGTAAGGATAATCAGTTGATGCCAATTGCCCTAGGTTCTTCATTAGGAGCTTTGGATCTTTTTGAACATCAATATGATGGCAATAGAATTACTGAAAAGCAACCAAAAGATAAACTAGTAGAAACTGCATTTCTTTTCCTAAATGCTCCTTATTTATGGGGAGGAAAGACAAACTTTGGAATCGATTGTAGTGGTTTCACACAAATGGTTTATAAACTAAACGGTTATAAACTATTACGAGATGCATCTTTACAAGCAACCCAAGGAGATCCACTAAGTTTTATTGAAGAAAGTGAACCAGGTGATCTTGCTTTTTTCGATAATGACGAAGGAGCAATTACACATGTTGGTGTCATTATGAAAGATAACTATATCATCCACGCGCATGGTAAGGTACGCGTGGATCGTATAGATCATACAGGCATTTTTAATGGAGAAAAACGTTTATATACTCATAAATTAAGGGTGATTAAACGAATTATTTAA
- a CDS encoding acetyl-CoA C-acyltransferase yields MSKDVVIVSAARTPIGSFLGSLSTVPATQLGSIAIKGALDKINLDPSLVEEVFMGNVVQAGNGQAPARQAALGAGLSEMVPCTTVNKVCASGMKAVMHAAQTIALGDADIVVAGGMENMSLIPHYVRLRTGHKFGSQTLEDGMQRDGLVDVYDQNAMGVCADLCATEHNFSREDQDAFAIQSYERSAKAWSEGKFTNEVVPVPVPQRRGEPVMVTEDEEYKNVKMEKIPALRPAFTKEGTVTAANASTINDGAGAVVVMSAEKAAELGLKPLVKIKSYADAAQEPKWFTTAPAKALPKAIDKAGITLDDVDFFEFNEAFSVVGLANMKILGLNDSNTNVNGGAVSLGHPLGCSGVRILITLMNVLEQNNAKTGAAAICNGGGGASAMVIERL; encoded by the coding sequence ATGAGCAAAGACGTTGTAATAGTATCAGCAGCACGTACTCCAATAGGTAGTTTTTTAGGAAGTTTATCCACAGTTCCTGCTACACAATTAGGATCAATAGCAATAAAAGGTGCATTAGATAAAATCAATCTGGATCCTTCATTAGTAGAAGAAGTATTCATGGGAAATGTAGTACAGGCAGGAAATGGACAAGCACCGGCTAGACAAGCCGCTTTAGGTGCTGGTTTAAGTGAAATGGTGCCATGTACAACGGTAAACAAAGTATGCGCTAGTGGTATGAAAGCTGTAATGCATGCTGCTCAGACGATCGCGTTAGGAGATGCAGATATTGTTGTAGCTGGTGGAATGGAAAATATGAGTCTAATTCCTCATTATGTTAGATTAAGAACTGGTCATAAATTTGGTTCTCAAACACTCGAAGATGGAATGCAACGTGATGGTTTAGTTGATGTATACGATCAGAATGCGATGGGAGTTTGTGCAGATTTATGCGCCACAGAACATAACTTTAGTAGAGAAGATCAAGATGCTTTTGCAATTCAATCTTATGAGCGTTCTGCCAAGGCGTGGTCAGAAGGTAAATTTACTAATGAAGTTGTGCCTGTTCCAGTACCACAACGTCGTGGAGAACCTGTAATGGTTACAGAAGATGAAGAGTATAAAAATGTAAAAATGGAGAAGATTCCTGCCTTACGCCCTGCTTTTACAAAAGAAGGAACAGTTACAGCAGCTAATGCTTCTACAATTAACGATGGTGCTGGAGCTGTAGTAGTAATGAGTGCAGAAAAAGCGGCCGAACTTGGATTAAAACCTTTAGTAAAAATTAAAAGTTATGCAGATGCAGCACAAGAACCTAAGTGGTTTACAACAGCACCTGCAAAAGCACTACCAAAAGCAATTGATAAAGCAGGAATTACATTGGATGATGTTGATTTCTTTGAATTTAACGAAGCTTTCTCAGTAGTAGGTCTTGCTAATATGAAAATACTTGGATTAAACGATTCTAATACCAATGTTAACGGTGGAGCGGTATCTTTAGGACACCCATTAGGATGTTCTGGTGTTCGTATCTTGATTACGTTAATGAATGTGTTAGAACAAAATAATGCAAAAACCGGAGCAGCGGCTATTTGTAATGGTGGTGGTGGTGCTTCTGCAATGGTAATTGAACGCCTATAA